The proteins below come from a single Salinilacihabitans rarus genomic window:
- a CDS encoding DEAD/DEAH box helicase family protein, whose protein sequence is MSLPARPPGVTPIRLRHDEGTIRVEGSDEALASVREAAPEVELEPDPRSGTFRAPAFRYADLRAALAERGVPVDDRVLSLPDVGALASAYELRAYQREATDDWLATDRWRDLGDAPAPGQAPGGVLELPTGSGKTVIGLKAIERLAVPTLVVVPTIDLLDQWGRELEREFGGPIGRFGGGEQRREPITVSTYDSAYLKADSVGDRFGLVVFDEAHHLGGEGYREIARLLAAPARMGLTATFERPDGAHEVVEEVVGPLACRVDVDELAGDHLADYDVKRLEVTLTPEEREAYDRNQEVFTDYLARSNIQLRSGSDYQELVKRSGSDPRAREALLAKQRAREIVYGSEAKLDALETILEEHREDRIIVFTAYNDLAYDVSERFLIPTITHQTGAAERREVLGRFREGAYSRVVTSNVLDEGVDVPDANVAVVLSGSGSEREFTQRLGRILRPKGDGRRALLYEVVSGDTAEERVASRRR, encoded by the coding sequence ATGTCGCTCCCGGCCCGACCTCCCGGCGTGACACCGATCCGCCTCCGGCACGACGAGGGAACGATCCGCGTCGAGGGGTCCGACGAGGCGCTGGCGTCGGTCCGCGAGGCGGCGCCCGAGGTCGAACTCGAACCCGACCCCCGCAGCGGGACGTTCCGCGCCCCCGCCTTCCGGTACGCCGACCTCCGGGCGGCGCTCGCCGAGCGCGGGGTTCCCGTCGACGACCGCGTCCTCTCGCTGCCCGACGTCGGCGCCCTCGCGTCGGCGTACGAGCTTCGGGCCTACCAGCGCGAGGCCACGGACGACTGGCTCGCGACCGACCGCTGGCGCGACCTCGGCGACGCGCCGGCGCCCGGGCAGGCTCCCGGCGGCGTCCTCGAACTCCCCACCGGCAGCGGCAAGACCGTGATCGGGCTGAAGGCGATCGAGCGCCTCGCGGTCCCGACGCTCGTCGTCGTCCCGACGATCGACCTGCTCGACCAGTGGGGCCGCGAACTCGAACGCGAGTTCGGGGGGCCGATCGGACGCTTCGGCGGCGGCGAGCAGCGCCGCGAGCCGATCACCGTCTCGACGTACGACTCGGCGTACCTCAAGGCCGATTCCGTCGGCGACCGCTTCGGCCTCGTCGTCTTCGACGAGGCCCACCACCTCGGCGGCGAGGGCTACCGCGAGATCGCGCGCCTGCTCGCCGCGCCCGCGCGGATGGGACTCACGGCCACGTTCGAGCGGCCCGACGGCGCCCACGAGGTCGTCGAGGAGGTCGTCGGCCCGCTGGCCTGTCGGGTCGACGTGGACGAACTCGCCGGCGACCACCTCGCCGACTACGACGTGAAGCGACTCGAAGTGACGCTCACCCCGGAGGAACGCGAGGCGTACGACCGCAACCAGGAGGTCTTTACCGACTACCTCGCACGGTCGAACATCCAGCTTCGCAGCGGCTCCGACTACCAAGAACTCGTCAAACGGTCCGGGTCGGATCCGCGAGCGCGCGAGGCATTGCTCGCCAAACAGCGCGCCCGCGAGATCGTCTACGGCAGCGAGGCGAAACTCGACGCGCTCGAAACCATCCTCGAAGAGCACCGCGAGGACCGGATCATCGTCTTCACGGCGTACAACGACCTCGCCTACGACGTCAGCGAGCGGTTCCTGATCCCGACGATCACCCACCAGACGGGCGCCGCCGAGCGCCGCGAGGTACTCGGGCGGTTCCGCGAGGGGGCCTACTCGCGCGTGGTGACCTCGAACGTCCTCGACGAGGGCGTCGACGTCCCCGACGCGAACGTGGCGGTAGTCCTCTCCGGAAGCGGGAGCGAACGCGAGTTCACCCAGCGACTCGGTCGGATCCTCCGACCGAAAGGCGACGGGCGGCGCGCGCTGCTGTACGAGGTCGTGAGCGGCGACACCGCCGAGGAACGCGTCGCCAGCCGGCGGCGCTGA
- the dnaJ gene encoding molecular chaperone DnaJ has translation MSEDFYDVLGVSPDASEDEIKRAYRKKAAEYHPDVSDDPDAEEKFKKIQKAKKVLTDEDKRQAYDRMGHDRYEQAEKHGFDAGAGGGAGPGGMGGGPFGGMGGGGMGGGGLGDLFEQVFGGGGGRRRDRPRKGRDLRTALEIDLEEAYEGVEKQFTVERPEECDVCGGAGHPPSAEAQTCPECQGRGQVTQVQQTPLGRVQQTTTCRRCEGEGTLYSETCEECRGEGYVRTEATLVVEVPAGIRDGQTLRMGNEGAPSPNGGPRGDLLIDVAVRDHEAFERDGDDLRYRLPISFPQATFGDTVEVPTLDGSVDLEIPRGTQSGEVFRIEGEGMPRLERRGDGDLYVQVQVVTPESLNEEQREALEAFAEAGGEEIDVKEGFFERIKRSF, from the coding sequence ATGAGCGAGGACTTCTACGACGTGCTCGGGGTCAGTCCCGACGCCTCCGAGGACGAGATCAAGCGGGCGTACCGGAAGAAGGCCGCCGAGTACCACCCGGACGTCAGCGACGACCCCGACGCCGAGGAGAAGTTCAAGAAGATCCAGAAGGCAAAGAAGGTCCTGACCGACGAGGACAAACGCCAGGCCTACGACCGGATGGGCCACGACCGCTACGAACAGGCCGAGAAGCACGGCTTCGACGCCGGCGCCGGCGGCGGCGCGGGCCCCGGCGGCATGGGTGGCGGCCCGTTCGGCGGCATGGGCGGCGGCGGGATGGGCGGTGGCGGCCTCGGCGACCTCTTCGAGCAGGTCTTCGGCGGGGGCGGGGGTCGCCGCCGCGACCGGCCCCGGAAGGGTCGGGACCTCCGGACCGCCCTCGAGATCGACCTCGAAGAGGCCTACGAGGGCGTCGAGAAGCAGTTCACGGTCGAACGGCCCGAGGAGTGTGACGTCTGTGGCGGCGCGGGTCACCCGCCGAGCGCCGAGGCACAGACCTGTCCGGAGTGTCAGGGTCGCGGACAGGTGACGCAGGTCCAGCAGACGCCGCTCGGGCGCGTCCAGCAGACGACCACCTGCCGGCGCTGCGAGGGCGAGGGGACGCTGTACTCCGAGACCTGCGAGGAGTGTCGCGGCGAGGGGTACGTCCGCACCGAGGCGACGCTCGTCGTCGAGGTCCCCGCCGGCATCCGGGACGGCCAGACCCTCCGGATGGGGAACGAGGGCGCGCCGAGTCCGAACGGCGGCCCCCGCGGCGACCTGCTGATCGACGTCGCGGTCCGCGACCACGAGGCGTTCGAGCGCGACGGCGACGACCTCCGGTACCGCCTGCCGATCTCGTTCCCGCAGGCGACCTTCGGCGACACGGTCGAGGTGCCGACCCTCGACGGGAGCGTCGACCTCGAGATCCCGCGGGGAACCCAGAGCGGCGAGGTGTTCCGCATCGAGGGCGAGGGCATGCCCCGCCTCGAACGCCGCGGGGACGGCGACCTCTACGTCCAGGTGCAGGTCGTCACCCCCGAGAGCCTCAACGAGGAACAGCGCGAGGCCCTGGAGGCGTTCGCCGAGGCCGGCGGCGAGGAGATCGACGTCAAGGAGGGGTTCTTCGAGCGGATCAAGCGGAGCTTCTGA
- the dnaK gene encoding molecular chaperone DnaK: MASNKILGIDLGTTNSAFAVMEGGDPEIIVNSEGDRTTPSVVAFTDDDERLVGKPAKNQAIQNPERTIASIKRHMGEDDHTVEVDGEEFTPEEISAMILQKIKRDAEDYLGDEVEKAVITVPAYFSDRQRQATKDAGEIAGFEVERIINEPTAASMAYGLDDDSDQTVLVYDLGGGTFDVSILDLGGGVYEVVATNGDNDLGGDDWDEAIIDWLADDFEGEHGIDLREDRQALQRLKDAAEEAKIELSSRKETEINLPFITATDDGPIHLEKSLTRAKFESLTADLIDRTVEPTEQALEDAGYSKDDIDEVLLVGGSTRMPQVAEKVEELTGKEPQKNVNPDEAVALGAAIQGGVLGGEVDDIVLLDVTPLSLGIEVKGGLFERLIEKNTTIPTEESKIFTTAADNQTTVQVRVFQGERELAEKNELLGEFHLTGIPPAPAGTPQIEVTFSIDENGIVNVTAEDKGTGTSEEITIEGGAGLSDEEIERMQNEAEEHAEEDKKRRERIEARNTAEATIQRAETLLEENDEIDADLRESIEAAVEDLEETIDDSDADAEDIEAATEDLSKELQEIGKQIYQEAGAAGAGPGGAGGAGGAAAGGAGPGGMGAGPNPGPGAGAGGGDDGEEFVDADFEDVDFDDEDE; this comes from the coding sequence ATGGCGAGTAACAAGATCCTCGGAATCGACCTCGGTACGACGAACAGCGCCTTCGCCGTGATGGAAGGCGGCGATCCGGAGATCATCGTCAACTCCGAAGGCGACCGGACGACGCCGTCGGTCGTCGCCTTCACCGACGACGACGAGCGCCTCGTCGGCAAGCCGGCGAAGAACCAGGCGATCCAGAACCCCGAGCGGACGATCGCCTCGATCAAGCGCCACATGGGGGAGGACGACCACACCGTCGAGGTCGACGGCGAGGAGTTCACGCCGGAGGAGATCTCGGCGATGATCCTCCAGAAGATCAAACGCGACGCCGAGGACTACCTCGGCGACGAGGTCGAGAAGGCCGTCATTACGGTGCCCGCGTACTTCTCCGACCGACAGCGCCAGGCGACCAAGGACGCCGGCGAGATCGCCGGCTTCGAGGTCGAACGCATCATCAACGAGCCGACGGCCGCGTCGATGGCCTACGGGCTGGACGACGACTCCGACCAGACCGTCCTCGTCTACGACCTCGGCGGCGGCACCTTCGACGTCTCCATCCTCGACCTCGGCGGCGGGGTCTACGAGGTCGTCGCCACCAACGGCGACAACGACCTCGGCGGCGACGACTGGGACGAGGCGATCATCGACTGGCTGGCCGACGACTTCGAGGGCGAACACGGTATCGACCTCCGCGAGGACCGGCAGGCGCTCCAGCGGCTGAAAGACGCCGCCGAGGAGGCCAAGATCGAACTCTCCTCGCGCAAGGAGACCGAGATCAACCTGCCCTTTATCACCGCGACCGACGACGGGCCGATCCACCTCGAAAAGTCGCTCACCCGCGCGAAGTTCGAGTCGCTCACCGCCGACCTGATCGACCGCACCGTCGAGCCGACCGAGCAGGCCCTCGAAGACGCCGGCTACTCCAAAGACGACATCGACGAGGTGCTGCTCGTCGGTGGCTCGACCCGGATGCCCCAGGTCGCCGAGAAGGTCGAGGAGCTGACGGGCAAAGAGCCCCAGAAGAACGTCAACCCCGACGAGGCCGTCGCGCTCGGCGCGGCGATCCAGGGCGGCGTCCTCGGCGGCGAGGTCGACGACATCGTCCTGCTTGACGTCACGCCGCTCTCGCTGGGCATCGAGGTCAAAGGCGGCCTCTTCGAACGGCTCATCGAGAAGAACACGACGATCCCGACCGAGGAGTCGAAGATCTTCACCACCGCGGCGGACAACCAGACAACGGTGCAGGTGCGCGTCTTCCAGGGCGAGCGCGAACTCGCCGAGAAGAACGAACTGCTGGGCGAGTTCCACCTGACGGGCATCCCGCCGGCGCCCGCCGGCACGCCCCAGATCGAGGTCACGTTTAGCATCGACGAGAACGGCATCGTCAACGTCACCGCCGAGGACAAGGGCACCGGAACGAGCGAGGAGATCACCATCGAAGGCGGCGCCGGCCTCTCGGACGAGGAGATCGAGCGGATGCAAAACGAGGCCGAGGAGCACGCCGAGGAGGACAAGAAGCGCCGCGAGCGCATCGAGGCCCGTAACACGGCCGAGGCGACGATCCAGCGCGCCGAGACGCTCCTCGAGGAGAACGACGAGATCGACGCCGACCTCCGCGAGAGCATCGAGGCCGCCGTCGAGGACCTGGAAGAGACGATCGACGACTCCGACGCCGACGCCGAGGACATCGAGGCCGCGACCGAGGACCTGAGCAAGGAACTCCAGGAGATCGGCAAGCAGATCTACCAGGAGGCCGGCGCGGCGGGCGCGGGCCCCGGCGGCGCCGGCGGCGCTGGCGGCGCGGCCGCGGGCGGCGCGGGCCCCGGCGGCATGGGCGCCGGTCCGAACCCCGGCCCCGGCGCGGGTGCCGGCGGCGGCGACGACGGCGAGGAGTTCGTCGACGCCGACTTCGAGGACGTCGACTTCGACGACGAGGACGAGTGA
- a CDS encoding DUF790 family protein — protein MLTKDLLRVSRAGGGYRPRFAGREHRPLAARVVGTFQGHVGEPRGALDDALADLEADAEHFKLVRGFAALLERDATFETRSPVDPERARRAAFEAAEAVGVVGADERTAALARAADRLGDGVDADDVERSLYADLEERRVLAAADPRWDPDDLVAQYNLSLAQTALFDATEVRVRSSDPKALVSAVKRLRLMYEIRKTADGREVVVTGPTRLFRATRRYGTRFARLLRTVAKADTWRLEATVDDRGTERTLVLTHEDSVRVPDADPVAEVEYDSGVEADFAARFSGLGLDWDLVREPEPLATGTRVMIPDFAFDYRPAGGPRGDTAEGGDADFRVYFEIMGFWTPEYVAKKLSQLEGLEDVDMLVAVDESLGVGEEITAHDHRAIPYSGSVRVKDVVDVLREYEDELVAESAAALPDELVPDEDVVALADLAARRGVGEDALAAVAFPDHELVGRTLIRPGTLASIGDDLDAGMTLADAEAVLDDHGVSDASAALSRLGYRVEWEGLGGGTLRER, from the coding sequence ATGCTGACGAAGGACCTGCTTCGCGTCTCGCGAGCGGGCGGCGGCTACCGCCCGCGGTTCGCCGGGCGCGAACACCGCCCGCTGGCCGCCCGCGTCGTCGGGACCTTTCAGGGGCACGTCGGCGAGCCCCGCGGGGCCCTCGACGACGCCCTCGCCGACCTCGAAGCCGACGCAGAGCACTTCAAACTCGTCCGCGGCTTCGCCGCCCTCCTCGAACGCGACGCGACCTTCGAGACTCGCTCGCCGGTCGACCCCGAGCGGGCGCGCCGGGCGGCCTTCGAGGCGGCCGAGGCGGTCGGCGTCGTCGGCGCGGACGAGCGGACCGCGGCGCTCGCTCGGGCGGCCGACCGCCTCGGGGACGGGGTCGACGCCGACGACGTCGAGCGGTCGCTGTACGCCGACCTCGAGGAGCGACGGGTCCTCGCCGCCGCCGACCCGCGGTGGGACCCCGACGACCTCGTGGCCCAGTACAACCTCTCGCTCGCGCAGACGGCGCTGTTCGACGCGACGGAGGTGCGCGTTCGCTCGTCGGACCCGAAGGCGCTCGTCTCGGCGGTCAAGCGACTGCGGCTGATGTACGAGATCCGCAAGACGGCCGACGGCCGCGAGGTCGTCGTGACGGGGCCGACGCGGCTCTTCCGCGCGACCCGCCGGTACGGCACCCGGTTCGCTCGCCTCCTGCGGACGGTCGCGAAAGCCGACACGTGGCGCCTCGAGGCGACCGTCGACGACCGCGGGACCGAGCGGACGCTCGTCCTCACCCACGAGGACTCCGTCCGGGTCCCCGACGCCGACCCGGTCGCCGAGGTCGAGTACGACAGCGGCGTCGAGGCCGACTTCGCGGCTCGCTTCTCGGGGCTCGGCCTCGACTGGGACCTCGTCCGCGAGCCCGAACCGCTGGCGACGGGCACGCGCGTGATGATCCCCGACTTCGCGTTCGACTATCGTCCCGCGGGCGGTCCCCGCGGGGATACCGCCGAAGGAGGGGACGCGGACTTCCGCGTCTACTTCGAGATCATGGGGTTTTGGACCCCCGAGTACGTCGCGAAGAAGCTCTCGCAACTCGAAGGCCTGGAGGACGTCGACATGCTCGTCGCCGTCGACGAGAGCCTCGGCGTCGGCGAGGAGATCACCGCACACGACCACCGCGCGATCCCCTACTCGGGGTCGGTGCGGGTGAAAGACGTCGTCGACGTCCTCCGGGAGTACGAGGACGAACTGGTCGCCGAGAGCGCGGCCGCGCTCCCGGACGAACTGGTCCCCGACGAGGACGTCGTCGCGCTCGCGGACCTCGCGGCCCGCCGCGGGGTCGGCGAGGACGCCCTCGCCGCGGTCGCGTTCCCCGACCACGAACTCGTGGGGCGGACGCTGATCCGCCCCGGAACGCTCGCGTCGATCGGCGACGACCTCGACGCCGGGATGACGCTCGCGGACGCGGAGGCGGTGCTCGACGATCACGGAGTGAGCGACGCCAGCGCCGCGCTCTCGCGGCTCGGCTACCGCGTCGAGTGGGAGGGACTCGGCGGCGGCACCCTGCGCGAACGGTGA
- a CDS encoding aldehyde ferredoxin oxidoreductase family protein — protein MLHATGPLLTVDCSDRTTERTPIDAIHESFIGGRGVATALAHERIPFDADPFGPENRLVFTTGPLQRSKMSYTGRTNCTGVSPLTGGLLSSNAGGFVSRNLAATGYGAVELVGTSDEVVIVHVTGAGVEFEAVPELAGATVPEVTDHVEGRGLGPEHVVAIGPAGENRVRFASIMTSESRAFGRGGLGAVMGSKNVKAVTFEGDAAPDVDLPDVATEVHREAATSEHVMKRQGTTSVTDLANEVDGLPTRYFSERRFEGVEGINGDAVEEKKYERGTCSACAFACKLPTRDEARGVETEGPEFETVMAFGSNCAVDDVVDVMQANELCDTLGMDTISCGNTVAAYLASEDAFGDAELVHETVEKIARREGVGDSLAEGIGRAADDLGVEDWTVKRLSFAGHEGRTLHGQGLAYAVANRGADHMYSTFYAWEYPLVDREASFPQAGFDGKPAAIAEQENARALEDCGIVCRFSRGTMTPERYEALFGADYESLLDVGERVVTLERHFNNRRGFDRSDDTLPYADDLDGFEAALEEYYDVRGWTDRGTVPDEAAAAAAPGAD, from the coding sequence ATGCTCCACGCGACCGGCCCGCTGCTCACCGTCGACTGCTCCGACCGGACGACCGAGCGCACGCCGATCGACGCGATCCACGAGTCGTTTATCGGCGGCCGCGGCGTGGCGACGGCGCTGGCCCACGAGCGCATCCCGTTCGACGCCGACCCGTTCGGCCCCGAGAACCGCCTCGTGTTCACCACGGGGCCCCTGCAGCGTTCGAAGATGAGCTACACCGGGCGGACGAACTGCACCGGCGTCTCGCCGCTGACCGGCGGCCTGCTCTCGTCGAACGCCGGCGGGTTCGTCTCGCGCAACCTCGCCGCGACGGGGTACGGCGCGGTCGAACTCGTCGGGACGAGCGACGAGGTGGTGATCGTCCACGTCACCGGGGCGGGCGTGGAGTTCGAGGCCGTCCCGGAACTGGCGGGCGCGACGGTTCCCGAAGTCACCGACCACGTCGAGGGCCGCGGCCTCGGCCCCGAGCACGTCGTCGCGATCGGTCCCGCGGGCGAGAACCGCGTCCGGTTCGCCTCGATCATGACCTCCGAGAGCCGCGCGTTCGGCCGGGGCGGCCTCGGAGCCGTGATGGGTTCGAAGAACGTGAAGGCGGTCACGTTCGAGGGCGACGCCGCCCCGGACGTCGACCTGCCGGACGTCGCGACCGAGGTCCACCGCGAGGCGGCGACCTCCGAGCACGTCATGAAGCGACAGGGGACGACGTCGGTGACGGACCTCGCGAACGAAGTGGACGGGTTGCCGACGCGGTACTTCTCCGAGCGGCGGTTCGAGGGCGTCGAGGGAATCAACGGCGACGCCGTCGAGGAGAAGAAGTACGAGCGAGGGACCTGCTCGGCCTGCGCGTTCGCCTGTAAACTCCCGACGCGGGACGAGGCACGCGGCGTGGAGACGGAGGGCCCGGAGTTCGAGACCGTGATGGCGTTCGGCTCGAACTGCGCGGTCGACGACGTCGTCGACGTGATGCAGGCGAACGAACTCTGTGACACGCTTGGGATGGACACGATCTCCTGTGGAAACACGGTCGCGGCCTACCTCGCGAGCGAGGACGCCTTCGGCGACGCCGAGTTGGTCCACGAGACGGTCGAGAAGATCGCCCGCCGCGAGGGCGTCGGCGACTCCCTCGCCGAGGGGATCGGCCGGGCGGCCGACGACCTCGGCGTCGAGGACTGGACGGTCAAGCGCCTCTCGTTTGCGGGCCACGAGGGCCGCACCCTCCACGGCCAGGGGCTGGCTTACGCGGTCGCGAACCGCGGGGCCGACCACATGTACTCGACGTTCTACGCGTGGGAGTACCCCCTCGTCGACCGCGAGGCGTCGTTCCCGCAGGCGGGATTCGATGGGAAGCCGGCGGCGATCGCCGAACAGGAGAACGCGCGGGCGCTCGAAGACTGCGGGATCGTCTGTCGGTTCTCCCGGGGGACGATGACGCCCGAGCGATACGAGGCGCTGTTCGGCGCGGACTACGAGTCGCTGCTCGACGTGGGCGAGCGGGTGGTGACGCTCGAGCGGCACTTCAACAACCGCCGTGGCTTCGACCGGTCGGACGACACGCTGCCGTACGCCGACGACCTCGACGGCTTCGAGGCGGCCCTCGAGGAGTACTACGACGTCCGCGGCTGGACCGACCGGGGGACGGTGCCCGACGAGGCGGCGGCGGCCGCGGCGCCCGGCGCCGACTGA
- a CDS encoding ferritin-like domain-containing protein: MPINDLHELFVHKLRQVYYVETQLVETLDEMAINATNDRISRGFADHREETREQVRRLEQVFDAVDVTPAPTEKPIFDALETERQRMEGEITDDDLLNSSYLVAGMTTERIEMTAYEGLLMLARKLDYGGDVTDPLQQNLDEEQSAYRELDAMATASDLKSLWDRITPS; the protein is encoded by the coding sequence ATGCCTATAAACGACCTCCACGAACTGTTCGTTCACAAGCTCCGACAGGTGTACTACGTCGAGACGCAACTCGTCGAGACGCTCGACGAGATGGCGATCAACGCGACGAACGACCGGATCAGCCGGGGATTCGCGGACCACCGCGAGGAGACGCGCGAGCAGGTGCGTCGCCTCGAGCAGGTGTTCGACGCCGTCGACGTCACGCCGGCGCCGACGGAGAAACCGATCTTCGACGCGCTCGAGACGGAGCGCCAGCGGATGGAAGGGGAGATCACCGACGACGACCTGCTCAACTCCAGTTACCTCGTCGCGGGGATGACGACCGAGCGCATCGAGATGACCGCGTACGAGGGGCTGTTGATGCTGGCGCGAAAGCTCGACTACGGCGGCGACGTGACGGACCCGCTCCAGCAGAACCTCGACGAGGAGCAGTCGGCCTACCGCGAACTCGACGCGATGGCGACCGCCTCGGACCTGAAGTCGCTGTGGGACCGGATCACCCCCTCCTGA
- a CDS encoding DJ-1/PfpI family protein: MTATILLLAGDFVEDYEVMVPFQALQMVGHDVHAVCPEKEAGEICPTAVHDFEGDQTYTEKPGHGFELTHDFDAVDPADYDALVIPGGRAPEYLRTYDEVLEIVRHFFAADKPVASLCHGAQILSAADVLEGRTCTAYPALKAEVLAAGGDWEDGVVRDGALVTGQAWPDHPEWLAEFLDVLGTDVEHEAPAAADD, encoded by the coding sequence GTGACGGCAACGATACTGCTACTCGCCGGCGATTTCGTGGAGGACTACGAGGTCATGGTACCGTTTCAGGCGCTACAGATGGTCGGCCACGACGTCCACGCCGTCTGCCCGGAGAAGGAGGCGGGCGAGATCTGCCCGACTGCGGTCCACGACTTCGAGGGCGACCAGACCTACACCGAGAAGCCGGGGCACGGCTTCGAACTCACGCACGACTTCGACGCCGTGGACCCGGCCGACTACGACGCGCTGGTGATCCCCGGCGGCCGCGCGCCCGAGTACCTCCGGACCTACGACGAGGTGCTCGAAATCGTCCGGCACTTCTTCGCCGCGGACAAGCCCGTCGCGTCGCTGTGTCACGGCGCGCAGATCCTCTCGGCCGCGGACGTGCTGGAGGGGCGGACCTGCACCGCCTACCCGGCGCTGAAAGCCGAGGTGCTCGCCGCCGGCGGCGACTGGGAGGACGGCGTCGTCCGCGACGGCGCCCTCGTGACGGGGCAGGCGTGGCCGGACCACCCCGAGTGGCTCGCGGAGTTCCTCGACGTCCTCGGCACCGACGTCGAACACGAGGCGCCCGCGGCGGCCGACGACTGA
- the grpE gene encoding nucleotide exchange factor GrpE, with the protein MSEDEGTNSVPGAAAEGSAGDDGAETEAEAGVEESEGDSAPEEAQTKDVGQLLDEIAELDDDLAREVNVVVETARDLNGTVSDQREELADLRERVDAQAETIEELRADLDDREERIDELESHLKRKQADFQNYKKRAKKRQEQIKSRATEDLVERLVGVRDNLKRALAEESDDVESLREGVEMTLKEFDRVLADEDVEEIDPDPGSDVDPQRHEVMVQVDSGQPEGTIADVYTPGYEMDGKVIQNAQVTVSNGELDGDEVAKAGEDDANDGAADEGDTDADEPVDADGGALDPDGEVVDEE; encoded by the coding sequence ATGAGCGAAGACGAGGGCACGAACTCCGTTCCCGGCGCGGCCGCGGAGGGATCCGCCGGCGACGACGGGGCCGAGACGGAGGCCGAAGCCGGCGTCGAGGAGTCGGAAGGGGACTCCGCGCCCGAGGAGGCCCAGACCAAAGACGTCGGGCAGTTGCTCGACGAGATCGCGGAACTCGACGACGACCTCGCCCGCGAGGTCAACGTCGTCGTCGAGACGGCCCGCGACCTCAACGGGACGGTCTCCGACCAGCGCGAGGAACTGGCGGACCTGCGCGAGCGCGTCGACGCCCAGGCGGAGACGATCGAGGAGTTGCGGGCGGACCTCGACGACCGCGAGGAGCGGATCGACGAACTCGAGAGCCACCTCAAGCGCAAGCAGGCCGACTTCCAGAACTACAAGAAGCGCGCGAAAAAGCGCCAGGAACAGATCAAGTCCCGCGCCACCGAGGACCTCGTCGAGCGGCTGGTGGGCGTCCGCGACAACCTGAAGCGCGCGCTCGCCGAGGAGAGCGACGACGTCGAGAGCCTTCGCGAGGGCGTCGAGATGACCCTCAAGGAGTTCGACCGCGTCCTCGCCGACGAGGACGTCGAGGAGATCGACCCCGACCCCGGCAGCGATGTCGACCCCCAGCGCCACGAGGTGATGGTGCAGGTCGACAGCGGCCAGCCCGAGGGGACGATCGCCGACGTCTACACGCCGGGCTACGAGATGGACGGGAAGGTCATCCAGAACGCTCAGGTGACCGTCAGCAACGGCGAACTCGACGGGGACGAGGTGGCCAAAGCGGGCGAAGACGACGCGAACGACGGGGCCGCGGACGAGGGCGACACGGACGCGGACGAACCCGTAGACGCCGACGGGGGAGCGCTCGATCCCGACGGCGAGGTCGTCGACGAGGAGTAA